The Maridesulfovibrio hydrothermalis AM13 = DSM 14728 DNA window TCTCCATATAAACATTGCTCAATAATGAAAAAGATCAGTACGGAAAATTTGAAAAATCATCTGCAAACTTTTTAAAACCGAACATAAGCTTTATTGATGCAGTGTTTATGTGTAAACAAAATTTTGATGTGAAGGAAGCGGATATGAACAGAAAGAACATCGTCCGCTTCTCTTCAAAGTAAGTACTAATTTAGCTTGGTGGAGAGTTTTTTGGCAATTAAGATTAACGAATAATGTACAATTTCAAAATCAAATAAAAACTTTTTTTCTGATTTTCAGCATTTTCCAGAATTAAATATAGAGTAATCCGAACTTAGCCGCAAAGGATTCAGACAAATGAGCATCAGACCAAATTATATACCCAAAATCCTTATCATTGATGATGAACCGTTCAACCTTGAATTTCTGGAAATCGTTTTAAGACAAAAGGGTTATAATATCCTGACCGCCACGAATGGACGCGATGGCAGGAATTTAGCGGAAAAGGAACTGCCGGATCTAATTCTTCTGGATATAATGATGCCCGGTGAAAACGGATTCGAATGTGCTACAGTTCTTCGCCTTTCCCCTGAAACATCAGAGATTCCTATCATTTTCCTTACCGCTCTGGATGACGCCAAGAATACGACTAAAGGCTATGATGCCGGTGCAGTTGATTTCATTATCAAACCTTTTGAATACAAAGACGTAATCCACAGTATCAGGTTGCATTTAAAAATTTCGGAAAGCGAAAAACAGCTGCTGCGTTCAGGATCTACAGATATTTTAACATCACCCGCTCCAAACCGTTCCAGTGATATTCTGCTGGAAAAGGGAGCTAGATCAACCTATCCGGATGAGCCGGTCCAGTCTGGTTCATTTATTTATGAAATGGTTATACTTTCAAACAAATCGGAAGCACACCTGCTGTTGAACTTCAGTCCCCCTGTAGCGGATCATGAAATACATCAAAAAGTTCAAATCATGCTGGCTGAAAACACAGGTCCGCTTTTCACCACGTCCGAGACTTTGCGTAACGTAGGCTTCAAGCTGAAATCCATAATAGGTGATCAGTCCAAAATTTTCGGAGCATTTGCCAGTATAGACCGCGAAACGGATAAGCTTACCGTAGCCAATGCCGGAGATCACGCTTTAATATTCCAGAAGCAGCGACGTGAACCTACATTAATTGAACGGCAAAGCGCTGATCTAGGCACTCTAGGAAGGGGAATTATGCCCTGCGCCACTTATGAGATGAAAAAAGGTGATCGGCTGTTCATGTTCAGCCGAGGGATGCTGGCATCATTTAACAGTCGATTTGAAGCCATAAGTGAGCTGAAAGAAGCCTGCGAACTTTCCGCCGGAGTGGATATTGATACAGCATGTCAGGCAGCAGCGGAAATGCTGCAAAGAAACAACGAAAAACTTGATGGCATACTGGTAGCAATTGAAGGGTAAGTTTTAAAGACTTACACCTAAGAAGATTTAAGTTGATCCTGCTACAATATTACGGACAGTTAGTAAACCAAACAAATAATGCAAGGACTCGGCACCCTGCGACCTGCTCTCATGCAAGCGCTGCTCGAACAATGCAACAGCATCAAAGTTAAACGTCTTTCCCTGTTCCTTGCCAAAGAGGCCAGTCATCGCTGGTTCACTCATCTAAGCCGGAAAACATAAATCTTGGTTCCGGCAAACGAAAAATCGTTAAAAACGAAATGCTGGATAAAGAATTTAACATCACCGTCCCTAGAAAACATGACGGGGAACTATTTTGAATAAATATGAAAAACAAGTGCG harbors:
- a CDS encoding type IV toxin-antitoxin system AbiEi family antitoxin domain-containing protein, whose protein sequence is MQGLGTLRPALMQALLEQCNSIKVKRLSLFLAKEASHRWFTHLSRKT
- a CDS encoding response regulator codes for the protein MSIRPNYIPKILIIDDEPFNLEFLEIVLRQKGYNILTATNGRDGRNLAEKELPDLILLDIMMPGENGFECATVLRLSPETSEIPIIFLTALDDAKNTTKGYDAGAVDFIIKPFEYKDVIHSIRLHLKISESEKQLLRSGSTDILTSPAPNRSSDILLEKGARSTYPDEPVQSGSFIYEMVILSNKSEAHLLLNFSPPVADHEIHQKVQIMLAENTGPLFTTSETLRNVGFKLKSIIGDQSKIFGAFASIDRETDKLTVANAGDHALIFQKQRREPTLIERQSADLGTLGRGIMPCATYEMKKGDRLFMFSRGMLASFNSRFEAISELKEACELSAGVDIDTACQAAAEMLQRNNEKLDGILVAIEG